The proteins below are encoded in one region of Pomacea canaliculata isolate SZHN2017 linkage group LG7, ASM307304v1, whole genome shotgun sequence:
- the LOC112568051 gene encoding uncharacterized protein LOC112568051: protein MSVIMKLWCFFSLLLSQAGVLAITCVSQDPNERRQEKENSLTNVTSSFTIKEGSEYSSSKFKVFFEVCEGSKSRPHCMFVWEKEFRNISVLNWSPGEMTMCSAKHLIVSASTFIVDVQISLPVKRSFNLMMLSVADNEETFKPLRVIGLVVTYKPKVTSLTVDGHEVDGDHLISEGKNVTVACSFDNGNPPAPFHLLDKSGQILRNTSNEGNVSYSFAVRCEDDWPIIGCEGAGSEFNRSVSFLVRCPPQFLKNSTTITNLDPSGSLTLVVKSHTAAVNGCLLTPLSSEDKATREVSCTLQGTKPNLLLNLHFQNESIANGNWILTLRSESGSANTTLRIIKRQNETGKQRSYMYNT, encoded by the exons ATGAGTGTAATTATGAAACTGTGGTGCTTCTTTTCCTTACTTCTGTCACAGGCTGGAGTACTCGCCATCACTT GTGTCAGTCAGGACCCTAACGAAaggagacaagaaaaagaaaatagtctcACAAACGTCACCTCTTCTTTTACCATTAAGGAAGGATCAGAGTATTCCAGCAgtaaatttaaagtattttttgaagTTTGTGAAGGAAGTAAAAGTAGACCTcactgtatgtttgtgtgggaAAAGGAATTTAGAAACATATCTGTTCTAAACTGGAGTCCAGGAGAAATGACGATGTGTTCCGCAAAGCATCTCATCGTCAGCGCCTCCACGTTCATAGTTGATGTTCAGATTTCTTTGCCAGTCAAACGGTCTTTCAACCTGATGATGTTGTCTGTTGCTGACAACGAGGAAACATTTAAGCCGTTACGCGTCATCGGTCTTGTGGTGACCT ATAAGCCCAAGGTCACAAGTCTCACTGTTGACGGCCATGAAGTTGATGGTGACCATCTCATCAGTGAGGGAAAGAACGTGACCGTTGCCTGTTCTTTTGATAATGGGAACCCTCCAGCTCCCTTTCATCTGCTGGACAAAAGTGGACAGATATTGAGAAACACCAGCAACGAAGGAAATGTCAGCTATTCATTTGCTGTCAGgtgtgaagatgactggccAATCATTGGGTGTGAAGGAGCAGGGTCGGAATTCAACAGATCCGTATCTTTTCTTGTCagat GTCCTCCTCAGTTTTTAAAGAACTCGACAACCATCACCAACCTTGACCCTTCGGGTTCTCTAACGCTTGTGGTCAAGTCTCACACGGCAGCAGTCAATGGCTGTCTTCTAACACCTCTGTCTTCAGAAGATAAGGCCACAAGGGAAGTGAGCTGCACTCTGCAGGGTACCAAGCCTAATCTCCTATTAAACCTTCACTTTCAAAACGAAAGCATAGCTAACGGAAACTGGATTTTAACTCTTCGCAGTGAAAGTGGTTCTGCGAACACGACACTTCGAATCATTAAAAGGCAAAACGAAACTGGTAAACAACGTTCATATATGTATAACACATGA
- the LOC112567489 gene encoding uncharacterized protein LOC112567489, whose protein sequence is MTRSMNTHCGMSFILLLVVLLKKGVFTFTCGYAHYNQDRTEYENVFTKISHVINTSRESDFTINFELCENNTLSNGCKFVWKSELSQQHVRSLRTRNETRCSWEHRIVSEHVHMFEIQISQLVKRALSLMKLSITKKGSREEILKTIHINVLYPPKVTSLFVGGEEVLNTHLIEEGLQTNITCLFDKGNPPVIFRFRDSNGKEFAKSEDHLSHTISVGCQDDWPTLHCEGSRSEENKSVSFLVRCPPRFLDLSKKIIDTALLEATSLLVQAYTATHSGCLLISMAVNNNNSMKVNCTLSGNPPALHLQLHLGKEISVRQGDWMLVLQTEEGSANTTLSVTESSSRYTCQI, encoded by the exons ATGACTCGCAGCATGAACACACATTGTGGAATGAGCTTTATACTTCTATTAGTCGTCCTCTTGAAAAAAGGCGTATTTACGTTCACat GTGGCTATGCACACTACAATCAAGATAGGACtgaatatgaaaatgtttttacaaaaatcagtcacgtgatcaataCTTCAAGAGAATCAGACTTCACTATTAACTTTGAGCTGTGTGAAAATAATACTTTGTCAAATGGGTGCAAGTTTGTTTGGAAGAGTGAACTTAGCCAGCAGCACGTCAGAAGCTTGCGAACAAGAAATGAAACCCGTTGTTCTTGGGAGCATCGCATCGTTAGCGAACACGTGCACATGTTTGAGATACAAATTTCTCAACTGGTTAAGCGGGCTTTAAGTCTGATGAAGCTCTCCATAACCAAAAAAGGTTCGAGAGAAGAAATTTTGAAGACAATACATATCAACGTCTTGT ACCCGCCGAAAGTCACAAGTTTGTTTGTGGGAGGAGAAGAGGTTTTGAATACCCACCTTATTGAGGAAGGTCTGCAGACTAATATTACTTGCTTATTCGACAAGGGAAACCCTCCTGTTATCTTCCGTTTCCGTGACAGCAATGGGAAGGAATTTGCTAAAAGTGAAGATCATCTCAGCCATACTATTTCAGTAGGATGTCAAGATGACTGGCCCACACTTCACTGTGAAGGAAGTCGCTCAGAGGAGAATAAATCTGTATCTTTTCTTGTCAGGT GTCCTCCTCGGTTCCTTGATCTCTCAAAGAAAATCATCGACACTGCTCTGCTAGAGGCGACATCACTTCTTGTCCAGGCTTACACGGCAACTCACAGTGGATGTCTCTTAATATCCATGgctgtaaataataacaactcAATGAAAGTAAACTGTACCCTCAGTGGTAACCCACCTGCTCTTCACTTACAGCTGCACCTTGGCAAGGAAATCAGTGTGAGGCAAGGAGATTGGATGCTGGTTCTTCAAACTGAAGAAGGTTCTGCAAATACAACATTGAGCGTCACTGAATCATCAAGTAGGTATACTTGTCAGATTTAA